In the Cydia splendana chromosome 2, ilCydSple1.2, whole genome shotgun sequence genome, one interval contains:
- the LOC134802483 gene encoding glucose dehydrogenase [FAD, quinone]-like translates to MGGSSAVNYMVYMRGNKADYDGWAAAGNPGWSYREVLPYFKKAENNRNLEAYDKKYHSEGGPLNVERFPHIDNNVLMLVQAFRERGVPVTDFNGENQLGTDIAQSTSLHGQRLSVNAAYIRPIRHIRSNLKIVTKAYVTKIIINPVTKTAVGVEYNKDGVMLTAYASKEVISSAGTINSPKLLMLSGVGPIEHLAKHNITVLSNRSVGHNLQDHVTTNALLIALTNNTAVDGPQLLNNIYDYYNQPPHKNGSLASTSTINAVAFIKTNISKQDLPDIQFHFDGRNIEELYADPPSSIASNIFPLAYYTGLSVKPLLLAPKSRGYIMLNHTDPVYGPPLIYPRFFTEQEDLEVLISGIKYATTLEDTPAFIENGAYFVKVPISGCENFNWGTNEYFSCLLTHYTTTIFHPAGTCKMGPSSDTEAVVDAKLRVYGINKLRVVDCSIMPQIIRGNLNAPTIMIAEKAADLIKEEYC, encoded by the exons ATGGGTGGCTCTAGTGCGGTAAACTACATGGTGTACATGAGGGGCAACAAAGCTGATTACGACGGATGGGCCGCTGCTGGCAACCCCGGCTGGAGCTATCGGGAG GTGCTGCCGTATTTCAAGAAAGCAGAGAACAATAGAAATCTTGAAGCATACGACAAAAAGTATCATTCTGAAGGCGGACCCCTGAATGTAGAAAGGTTTCCACATATAGACAATAACGTTTTAATGTTAGTCCAAGCATTCAGAGAAAGAGGTGTTCCGGTCACAGATTTTAATGGAGAAAACCAACTTGGAACAGATATAGCTCAATCGACTTCACTGCATGGACAAAGACTGTCCGTAAATGCAGCCTATATCAGGCCAATACGCCATATTAGGtctaatttaaaaatagttacTAAAGCGTATGTaactaaaattattataaatccGGTTACTAAAACTGCTGTAGGAGTAGAGTACAACAAAGATGGAGTGATGTTAACTGCATATGCTTCTAAAGAAGTTATATCAAGTGCAGGTACGATAAATTCTCCAAAGTTACTTATGCTGTCTGGTGTAGGACCCATAGAGCATTTAGCGAAACATAATATAACAGTTTTATCAAATCGTTCAGTTGGCCATAACCTACAAGACCATGTAACGACTAATGCATTGCTTATTGCGCTTACCAACAACACTGCGGTTGATGGCCCACAGTTACTGAATAACATTTATGATTATTATAATCAACCACCTCACAAGAATGGTTCTTTGGCTTCTACAAGTACTATAAACGCAGTTGCCTTTATTAAGACAAATATATCAAAACAAGATTTACCTGATATTCAGTTTCACTTTGATGGGAGAAATATCGAAGAATTATATGCTGATCCTCCGTCATCGATAGCTAGTAATATATTCCCTTTGGCGTATTATACTGGCTTGTCAGTGAAACCTTTGTTATTGGCTCCTAAAAGTAGAGGGTACATAATGCTTAACCACACTGACCCTGTTTATGGTCCTCCGCTAATATATCCTAGATTCTTTACTGAACAAGAAGACTTAGAAGTTTTAATATCTGGAATAAAATACGCTACCACTCTAGAAGATACCCCAGCGTTTATAGAAAATGGTGCTTATTTTGTAAAGGTACCTATATCAGGATGTGAAAATTTTAATTGGGGCACTAATGAATATTTCTCTTGCTTACTGACACACTATACGACTACTATATTTCACCCGGCTGGCACTTGTAAAATGGGCCCTAGCTCGGATACAGAGGCTGTAGTTGACGCAAAGCTAAGAGTGTATGGCATTAATAAGTTAAGGGTGGTAGATTGTTCAATTATGCCGCAGATTATTAGAGGAAACTTAAATGCCCCTACGATAATGATCGCTGAAAAGGCCGCTGACTTAATCAAGGAGGAATATTGttaa